The genome window GTCTTGCTCTACGGTTCTACCACAACGAGTTCGAATGCAACAAACACATATAGATAGACAGTTGAAGAAGGGAACTTATTCCCCCCATTTCAGTTGTTCTTTTACACAgcaaatacaaaaaagaaaaaagaaaaaaaaaagaaagaaagaaccaCACAGAGAGATTCTCTTTCCTAACGGAGTCACATCACGTCGATGTCTACCTTCTTGCCTCAATATCAAGTTGAATGTGTTTGAGCAACACCGGAATAACGATATCCGGCGAGCTTAGCTGCGGCAAATGACCGTCGGTTGCCATGACCTCGACGATGGACTCAGCACCAATGTGCTGGTGGAGGTACTCCGATATCATCACCGGAACAGCCATGTCTTTCTCAGCTTGTATGATGTGGCAAGGGACAGAAACAAGGCTCAGAATCTGCCTCATATCGCTTTGAAAAATGGTTCGCGACACAATTAGCGCTATGTCTGGCCGCATGTTGAACAACGTTCGACTAAACTCCTGCACCGCCACAGACTCCATGTCCCCGCCCACAGCCAAAGGAGCAAACCCATAGCACCATGCTTTGTAATTCGCCGCCATAGCGTCGAATAATTGGTTCAGATCTTCCTGCTCAAATCCTCCATAGTATTCCACGTCGTTCAAATACCTTCCCCCAAAACAAAGAATAAATGTAATTGCAAGCCAATTTTTTGCTTAACAAAAGTCAAACTAATGAAGACATAAGATAAGTTTgatgattaagaaaaaagaaaaaaaaaattcagattcgatttttttttattaataaaattaacatactAACATCCGATTAAAAAAAGAGgtttagtgaggaaaattgctATTTCACGTGTGACGAAAATTTTAgtgatgaaattttaaaaatgactgCATGTCAATTATTACCTGGGGGAAGCGC of Glycine soja cultivar W05 chromosome 1, ASM419377v2, whole genome shotgun sequence contains these proteins:
- the LOC114422140 gene encoding probable esterase KAI2, whose translation is MGIAAEAHNVKILGPGTECIVLAHGFGTDQSVWKHLVPYLVDDYRVILYDNMGAGTTNPDYFDFERHSSLEGYASDLLAILEELQVESCIFVGHSVSAMIGAIASISRPDLFTKLIMVSASPRYLNDVEYYGGFEQEDLNQLFDAMAANYKAWCYGFAPLAVGGDMESVAVQEFSRTLFNMRPDIALIVSRTIFQSDMRQILSLVSVPCHIIQAEKDMAVPVMISEYLHQHIGAESIVEVMATDGHLPQLSSPDIVIPVLLKHIQLDIEARR